The following proteins come from a genomic window of Neptunomonas concharum:
- a CDS encoding high-affinity branched-chain amino acid ABC transporter permease LivM: MSKLSNAIFAAGIAFVLACLMIGVKLNTEGTTLTVSGASTEQWIWIFSGIALVFFSQLFSGQIDALFGKMPLPKLSSLLPEEKKMATLKPWLLAALFVGMIIWPFMVSRGSVDLATLALIYIMLGLGLNIVVGLAGLLDLGYVAFYAVGAYTYALLSQYFGLSFWACLPIAAGLAALFGFLLGFPVLRLRGDYLAIVTLGFGEIIRILLNNWTAVTGGPNGISGIDKPTLFGLEFSRRAKEEGATTFHEFFGIDYSSSYKVIFLYLIAVVLVAFVIYVINRLMRMPIGRAWEALREDEIACRSLGLNRTAIKLSAFTIGASTAGFAGSFFAARQGFISPESFIFIESAIILAIVVLGGMGSQIGVILAAVVMTILPELAREFSEYRMLLFGLLMVLMMRWRPQGLVPMKRPHLELKQ; the protein is encoded by the coding sequence ATGAGTAAGTTATCTAATGCAATTTTTGCAGCGGGTATCGCTTTTGTGCTCGCTTGCCTGATGATCGGCGTCAAACTCAATACCGAAGGCACCACACTCACTGTCTCAGGTGCATCTACCGAGCAGTGGATATGGATTTTTAGCGGTATTGCCTTAGTATTTTTCTCTCAACTTTTCTCAGGGCAAATTGATGCGCTGTTTGGCAAAATGCCTCTGCCTAAGTTAAGCAGCCTTTTGCCAGAAGAAAAGAAGATGGCCACCCTCAAACCTTGGTTGCTAGCAGCACTGTTCGTTGGGATGATCATTTGGCCATTTATGGTTTCACGTGGCTCCGTTGATTTAGCGACCTTAGCTCTGATCTATATCATGCTTGGCTTAGGCCTGAACATTGTGGTCGGCTTGGCAGGCTTATTGGATCTTGGCTATGTAGCATTCTATGCCGTAGGCGCTTACACCTATGCCCTGCTGTCACAGTATTTCGGACTTTCTTTTTGGGCTTGTTTACCCATAGCAGCAGGGCTTGCGGCACTGTTCGGCTTTCTATTGGGTTTCCCTGTACTGAGACTAAGAGGCGACTATCTCGCTATCGTAACCTTAGGCTTTGGTGAGATTATCCGTATCCTGCTAAACAACTGGACAGCCGTTACAGGCGGGCCTAATGGTATCTCGGGTATCGATAAGCCTACACTTTTCGGCTTAGAGTTCTCCCGTAGAGCTAAAGAGGAAGGCGCGACAACCTTCCATGAGTTTTTCGGTATCGATTACTCAAGCTCATACAAAGTAATCTTCCTTTATCTGATTGCGGTTGTATTAGTGGCTTTTGTTATCTACGTGATTAATCGACTCATGCGCATGCCAATTGGACGCGCCTGGGAAGCACTGCGCGAAGATGAAATCGCTTGCCGTTCGCTAGGATTAAACCGCACAGCAATTAAGCTGTCCGCGTTTACCATCGGGGCTTCAACAGCGGGCTTTGCAGGTTCTTTCTTCGCGGCTCGTCAGGGATTTATCAGCCCCGAGTCCTTTATATTTATCGAGTCTGCCATCATTCTGGCGATTGTGGTTCTAGGCGGAATGGGTTCTCAGATAGGTGTTATTCTGGCAGCGGTTGTCATGACCATTTTGCCAGAGCTGGCACGAGAATTTTCTGAGTATCGTATGCTGTTGTTCGGATTATTGATGGTTCTGATGATGCGCTGGCGTCCACAGGGTCTGGTTCCGATGAAACGTCCTCACCTGGAGCTTAAACAATGA
- a CDS encoding branched-chain amino acid ABC transporter substrate-binding protein yields the protein MKKFTRTLLSVGTAICLYGATAHADTIKIGLAGPATGPVAQYGDMQKVGVMAAIEQINKAGGVNGMKLEGVIYDDACDPKQAVAVANKIVNDGVQHVVGHLCSSSTEPASDIYEEEGVLMITAASTSPTITEKGHQMIFRTIGLDSLQGPFAAQYVIDKVKPQNMAIIHDKQQYGEGLATAVKNTVEAAGIKPVMFEGVTAGDKDFSALIAKLKKNNVDFVYYGGYHPELGLILRQSKEKGLDAKFMGPEGVGNPDISKIAGEASEGLLVTLPQSFDQDPANQALVQAIKDKGEDPSGPFVFPAYSAVQVMTAAMAATGSTDSAKLADYIRNNTFDTTTGKLDFDEKGDLTQFSFVVYDWHADGTKTPAK from the coding sequence ATGAAAAAGTTTACTCGTACGCTGCTTTCAGTTGGTACAGCAATTTGCCTATATGGCGCTACAGCTCACGCTGACACAATCAAAATCGGCTTGGCAGGACCAGCAACCGGCCCTGTTGCGCAATATGGCGACATGCAAAAGGTCGGCGTTATGGCGGCTATTGAACAGATCAATAAAGCCGGCGGCGTTAACGGCATGAAACTCGAAGGTGTTATTTATGATGACGCTTGCGACCCTAAACAGGCCGTTGCTGTTGCTAACAAAATCGTTAACGATGGTGTTCAGCATGTCGTAGGCCATCTGTGTTCATCTTCAACTGAACCTGCTTCTGATATCTATGAAGAAGAAGGTGTTCTGATGATTACTGCAGCGTCTACCTCTCCGACCATTACGGAAAAAGGTCACCAAATGATCTTCCGTACCATTGGCCTAGACAGCCTGCAGGGACCTTTCGCAGCACAGTATGTTATCGATAAAGTGAAGCCTCAAAATATGGCTATCATCCACGATAAGCAGCAATACGGCGAAGGTCTGGCAACAGCGGTGAAGAACACAGTTGAGGCCGCTGGCATTAAACCCGTTATGTTCGAAGGTGTAACAGCAGGCGACAAAGACTTCTCTGCTCTTATCGCTAAACTGAAGAAAAACAACGTAGATTTCGTCTACTACGGTGGCTACCACCCAGAGCTGGGCCTAATTCTGCGTCAGTCCAAAGAGAAAGGCTTAGATGCTAAATTCATGGGTCCAGAAGGTGTGGGCAACCCGGATATCTCTAAAATTGCTGGCGAAGCATCTGAAGGTTTGCTGGTAACACTGCCACAGAGCTTTGATCAGGACCCAGCTAACCAAGCGCTGGTTCAAGCTATTAAAGACAAAGGTGAAGACCCTTCAGGCCCATTCGTTTTCCCAGCTTACTCTGCGGTTCAGGTTATGACGGCAGCGATGGCGGCAACAGGCTCAACGGATTCAGCAAAACTGGCTGACTACATCCGTAACAACACCTTTGATACAACAACAGGTAAGCTCGACTTTGACGAGAAAGGTGATCTGACTCAATTCTCGTTCGTAGTTTACGATTGGCACGCTGATGGCACTAAAACGCCAGCTAAGTAA
- the bktB gene encoding beta-ketothiolase BktB produces MQAKQIVVTGAVRTAIGTFGGALKAEAPVEMAGKVVQEAVARSGIPAEQIGHCVFGQVLPTERRDLYMGRVAALKGGLLQETPSLTVNRLCGSGLQALVSAAQQIQLGVCSSAVAGGAESMSLTNYWTPAARWGQRMGDAALLDSMVGALTCPFENVHMGITAENIAQAWGITREQQDELALLSHQRAQAAIESGRFTDQILPIEVSSRGKTQTFDKDEHVRLGATAEDFSSLRPVFKRDGTVTAGNASGLNDAAAALVLMDQALAEKQGIAPLARLVDYTFAGVEPKYMGIGPVPAVKSLLEKNALKVDDIDLWEVNEAFASQAIAVVQDLNLPMERVNPNGSGISLGHPIGATGAVITVKALYELQRIRGRFAVVSMCIGGGQGIVALFERV; encoded by the coding sequence ATGCAGGCAAAGCAGATTGTGGTGACCGGTGCCGTTAGAACCGCTATTGGCACGTTTGGCGGGGCGTTAAAAGCGGAAGCGCCAGTCGAGATGGCAGGAAAAGTCGTTCAAGAAGCGGTTGCTCGATCGGGTATTCCGGCGGAACAGATAGGTCACTGTGTATTTGGTCAGGTGCTACCGACTGAGCGTCGAGATCTCTACATGGGGCGTGTTGCGGCATTGAAAGGCGGTTTGTTGCAGGAAACTCCCTCCCTGACTGTCAATCGCCTTTGTGGGAGCGGTTTGCAAGCCTTAGTTTCTGCCGCCCAACAGATACAGTTGGGCGTCTGCTCATCAGCGGTAGCGGGTGGCGCAGAGTCGATGAGTTTGACTAACTACTGGACACCAGCAGCCCGTTGGGGGCAGCGTATGGGTGATGCGGCCTTACTGGATTCGATGGTTGGAGCGCTGACATGTCCTTTTGAAAATGTTCACATGGGGATAACTGCTGAAAACATCGCCCAAGCATGGGGTATTACTCGTGAGCAACAGGACGAGTTGGCACTATTGAGTCATCAAAGAGCGCAAGCTGCCATTGAGTCCGGGCGTTTTACCGATCAGATCCTGCCCATAGAGGTCAGTTCTCGCGGTAAAACGCAAACCTTTGATAAAGATGAGCACGTTAGGTTGGGTGCTACCGCTGAGGACTTTTCATCGCTTCGCCCAGTGTTTAAGCGTGATGGTACAGTGACAGCAGGCAATGCATCTGGTTTAAATGATGCGGCCGCAGCATTGGTGCTGATGGATCAAGCGTTGGCAGAAAAACAAGGAATTGCTCCGCTGGCTCGATTAGTCGACTACACTTTTGCCGGGGTTGAACCGAAATATATGGGGATAGGTCCGGTACCTGCTGTTAAATCATTACTCGAAAAAAATGCATTAAAGGTTGATGATATCGACCTATGGGAAGTGAATGAAGCGTTTGCCTCGCAAGCGATTGCTGTAGTGCAGGACCTTAACTTGCCCATGGAGCGGGTTAACCCTAACGGCAGTGGTATTTCACTAGGCCACCCGATTGGTGCTACAGGTGCTGTCATTACGGTAAAGGCGCTATATGAATTGCAGCGCATACGGGGGCGCTTTGCGGTTGTTTCGATGTGTATTGGTGGTGGGCAGGGAATTGTTGCTCTGTTTGAACGGGTCTAA
- the livH gene encoding high-affinity branched-chain amino acid ABC transporter permease LivH, giving the protein MSEFFLYLFQQLINGLTIGSTYALIAIGYTMVYGIIGMINFAHGEIYMIGSYITFIVIAGLLGMGLVSLPIILIVALIVAVVMASTYGWTVERVAYRPLRGSNRLIPLISAIGMSIFLQNYVVLSQGSRDIALPPQISGGWTFGDPSIFEVSFSYMQLMIWVVTFVTMVGLTLFISRSRMGRACRACSEDLGMTNLLGIDTNRIIALTFIIGAALAAIAGLLLGLYYGVVNPFVGFIAGLKAFTAAVLGGIGSIPGAVLGGLILGVTEAMTSAFFPSEYKDVVSFSLLVLILLFRPSGLLGKPEVEKV; this is encoded by the coding sequence ATGTCAGAATTTTTTTTATACCTGTTCCAACAGCTCATTAATGGGCTGACAATCGGGTCGACCTATGCCCTGATCGCTATCGGCTATACCATGGTCTACGGCATCATCGGCATGATTAATTTCGCTCATGGCGAAATCTATATGATCGGCTCTTACATTACGTTTATCGTTATTGCTGGCTTACTAGGCATGGGACTGGTCAGCCTCCCAATCATTCTTATTGTAGCGCTGATTGTTGCTGTCGTAATGGCCAGTACATACGGCTGGACAGTAGAGCGTGTCGCATACCGCCCGCTTCGTGGATCAAACCGATTGATTCCACTAATCTCTGCTATCGGTATGTCAATATTTCTACAGAATTATGTTGTTCTGTCCCAAGGTTCTCGTGATATCGCTCTACCTCCACAAATATCTGGAGGCTGGACATTCGGTGATCCTTCTATCTTTGAAGTCTCCTTCTCATACATGCAGTTGATGATATGGGTAGTGACCTTTGTCACCATGGTTGGCCTTACTCTGTTTATATCACGCTCCCGTATGGGACGAGCTTGCCGTGCCTGTTCAGAAGACTTAGGCATGACAAACCTGCTAGGCATCGATACCAACCGTATTATCGCATTAACCTTCATTATAGGTGCCGCACTCGCTGCTATCGCGGGATTACTGTTAGGACTTTACTACGGCGTGGTCAACCCCTTTGTTGGTTTCATCGCAGGTCTTAAAGCGTTTACAGCTGCAGTTTTAGGCGGAATCGGCTCCATACCGGGCGCAGTATTAGGCGGTCTCATCTTAGGTGTAACCGAAGCGATGACCTCTGCATTCTTCCCATCAGAATACAAAGATGTTGTATCGTTCAGCCTCTTAGTACTGATTCTTCTATTCCGTCCTAGTGGTTTGCTAGGTAAGCCGGAGGTGGAGAAAGTCTAA
- the livG gene encoding high-affinity branched-chain amino acid ABC transporter ATP-binding protein LivG yields MSQLLLDVNGLTMQFGGLVAVNKVNLKVKDRQIVSVIGPNGAGKTTVFNCLSGFYIPTAGSVMFKGQEIAGLKDFQISRKGLVRTFQHVRLFSSMTVIENMLVAQHRHLNTSLMAGLFKTPSYRRLEQEAMDRAVHWLKEVDLLQFANRESGNLSYGQQRRLEIARCMVTQPELLMLDEPAAGLNPNETKELDELIIKLRDEHEISILLIEHDMGLVMGISDHIYVIAQGTPLADGDADQIKNNPDVIKAYLGEA; encoded by the coding sequence ATGAGTCAGTTATTACTAGATGTTAATGGGCTGACCATGCAGTTTGGCGGCCTAGTTGCCGTAAATAAGGTCAACCTAAAAGTTAAGGATCGCCAGATCGTTTCTGTTATCGGCCCCAATGGCGCGGGTAAAACAACCGTGTTTAACTGCCTGTCAGGTTTTTACATTCCTACGGCTGGCAGTGTCATGTTCAAAGGCCAGGAGATCGCAGGGCTTAAAGACTTCCAGATATCCCGTAAAGGTCTGGTAAGAACCTTTCAGCATGTTCGGCTTTTCTCATCCATGACCGTGATAGAGAACATGTTGGTTGCCCAACATCGCCACTTAAATACCAGCTTAATGGCCGGTTTATTTAAAACGCCCTCCTATCGTCGATTGGAACAGGAAGCGATGGATCGTGCTGTTCATTGGCTTAAAGAGGTAGATCTGCTGCAATTCGCTAACCGTGAATCGGGCAATCTATCCTACGGACAGCAGCGCCGCCTTGAAATTGCACGCTGCATGGTGACTCAGCCTGAGTTACTTATGCTGGATGAGCCGGCAGCAGGCCTTAACCCAAATGAGACCAAGGAGCTTGATGAGCTGATTATCAAGCTAAGGGATGAACATGAAATCTCTATTCTGCTTATCGAGCATGATATGGGGCTAGTAATGGGCATCTCTGATCATATCTATGTGATTGCACAGGGTACACCGTTGGCTGATGGCGATGCTGATCAGATCAAAAACAACCCTGATGTTATCAAAGCATATCTTGGGGAGGCGTAA
- a CDS encoding PilT/PilU family type 4a pilus ATPase — MDFYDCLRLLAAKDGSDLYLSTGAPPCAKFQGVLKPLSKVPYQAGDIEKIAMSVMDEEQRNTFQHELEMNLAISIDKVGRFRLNIFKQRNDVSMVARNIKTDIPRMADLGLPDVLKEVIMAKRGLVLFVGGTGSGKSTSLAALIDHRNSNSGGHIITIEDPIEFVHHHKKSIVNQREVGVDTRSFHNALVNTLRQAPDVILIGEVRDKETMEHCLSFAETGHLAISTLHANNANQAFDRIINFFPDEKRNQLLTDLSLNVQAIISQRLVRTVDGKRAAAIEILLGTSTIKELILKGDIDGIKEIMEKSEALGMQTFDSALFKLAIAGTISEEEAIKNADSPNNVRLKLKLRADGNASSGGMSFSLEEDKKEAKKKDEEEDEHKGQTVF; from the coding sequence ATGGACTTTTACGATTGCCTGCGCCTGTTGGCTGCCAAGGACGGATCTGACCTTTATCTTTCAACAGGCGCACCGCCGTGCGCCAAATTTCAGGGGGTATTAAAACCTCTCAGCAAAGTACCCTATCAGGCAGGTGATATAGAAAAGATCGCTATGTCGGTAATGGATGAGGAACAACGCAATACGTTCCAGCATGAGTTGGAGATGAACCTTGCAATCTCTATTGATAAGGTTGGCCGCTTCCGGCTTAATATTTTCAAACAGCGCAATGATGTGTCGATGGTAGCGCGTAATATCAAAACAGATATTCCGCGGATGGCGGACTTGGGGCTTCCGGATGTACTGAAAGAAGTGATCATGGCAAAACGAGGACTGGTGCTATTCGTTGGTGGCACAGGCTCAGGTAAATCTACGTCACTGGCTGCGCTCATTGATCATCGCAATAGTAACAGCGGTGGTCACATCATCACGATCGAAGACCCTATTGAGTTCGTCCACCACCACAAGAAATCGATTGTAAACCAGCGAGAGGTGGGGGTAGACACCCGCAGTTTTCACAACGCCTTGGTTAATACATTGCGACAAGCCCCTGATGTTATTCTGATTGGAGAGGTCCGTGATAAAGAAACCATGGAACACTGCCTCTCCTTTGCTGAAACCGGCCACTTAGCTATTTCAACGCTTCATGCGAACAACGCAAATCAAGCCTTTGACCGCATTATCAACTTTTTCCCTGACGAGAAGCGCAATCAGCTACTCACCGACCTTTCTCTCAATGTTCAGGCGATTATTTCACAGCGATTAGTCAGAACCGTGGATGGTAAACGTGCAGCCGCTATCGAGATTTTACTTGGCACCTCTACCATCAAAGAACTAATCCTTAAAGGCGATATTGATGGTATCAAAGAGATAATGGAAAAATCCGAGGCGCTAGGTATGCAAACCTTCGATTCAGCGCTTTTCAAACTAGCCATTGCCGGTACCATCAGCGAAGAGGAAGCGATCAAAAACGCAGACTCCCCTAATAATGTTCGCTTAAAACTAAAACTACGCGCCGATGGTAATGCAAGCAGCGGGGGGATGAGTTTCAGCCTAGAAGAAGATAAGAAAGAAGCAAAGAAAAAAGATGAGGAGGAAGATGAACACAAAGGACAAACGGTCTTCTAA
- a CDS encoding ABC transporter ATP-binding protein gives MLKLENVNTHYGQIQALHDISLEVKQGEIVTLIGANGAGKTTLMMTICGDPRASSGKIFFDNEEISSVNTPEIMRKGLAVVPEGRRVFSRLTVQENLHMGAYFRSKAEYEETLEQVLALFPRLQERIDQRAGTMSGGEQQMLAIGRAMMSRPRMILLDEPSLGLAPIIIQQIFDIIEKLRDDGVTIFLVEQNANQALRIADRGYVMENGRVTLSDTGAALLVNEDVRKAYLGG, from the coding sequence ATGCTGAAGCTGGAAAATGTAAACACCCATTACGGCCAGATTCAGGCGTTGCACGATATCTCTCTAGAAGTAAAGCAAGGTGAGATTGTTACCCTGATTGGCGCTAACGGTGCGGGCAAAACCACATTGATGATGACCATCTGTGGCGACCCTCGCGCATCATCAGGAAAAATCTTCTTTGATAACGAAGAGATATCCTCAGTCAACACCCCTGAAATCATGCGCAAAGGTCTGGCTGTGGTGCCAGAAGGTCGCCGTGTATTTTCACGACTGACTGTGCAAGAAAACCTACACATGGGAGCTTATTTTCGCTCCAAAGCGGAATATGAAGAAACTCTTGAGCAGGTACTGGCTCTTTTCCCACGTTTGCAGGAGCGTATTGATCAACGCGCAGGCACCATGTCAGGCGGTGAACAACAGATGCTAGCTATCGGTCGCGCTATGATGAGCCGCCCTCGCATGATCTTGCTAGACGAGCCCTCACTAGGTCTTGCTCCCATTATCATTCAACAAATTTTCGATATTATCGAAAAGCTTCGTGATGACGGCGTGACGATCTTCCTTGTCGAGCAGAATGCGAACCAGGCTCTACGTATTGCAGACCGAGGTTATGTCATGGAAAACGGCCGTGTCACCCTCAGCGATACAGGCGCTGCTCTGCTTGTGAATGAGGATGTGCGTAAAGCCTACCTCGGCGGCTAA
- a CDS encoding exopolyphosphatase, giving the protein MSQQQFRLVTRSDFDGLVCAVLLKHLNLINDIKFVHPKDMQDGSIEITPQDITTNLPYVATANLVFDHHLSETLRNTGTRNNHIIDPEAPSAARVVWKHYGGHSVFPASWDEMMEAVDKGDSAQYNQEEVLNPKKWELLNFLMDARTGLGRFREFRISNYNLMMDLIDYCKNHSIEQIFELPDVKERVELYFEHEAKFKDQIQRCATVHENLVVLDLRNEETIYAGNRFVIYALFPQCNISIHVLWGLKQQNTVFATGKSIFDRSAQTNVGELMLAYGGGGHQAAGTCQVDNDKAEETLQALITQINKDG; this is encoded by the coding sequence ATGTCTCAACAACAATTCCGCCTTGTCACCCGTAGCGACTTTGATGGCCTAGTCTGCGCCGTTCTACTCAAACACCTGAATCTGATCAACGATATCAAGTTTGTACATCCCAAAGATATGCAGGATGGAAGCATCGAGATAACACCGCAAGATATCACCACCAACCTGCCTTACGTAGCTACCGCCAATTTGGTATTTGATCATCATTTATCTGAAACACTACGTAACACGGGTACCCGTAACAATCACATTATTGACCCAGAAGCCCCGTCTGCCGCACGTGTTGTCTGGAAGCACTATGGCGGCCATAGCGTTTTCCCCGCCAGTTGGGATGAGATGATGGAAGCCGTCGACAAAGGCGACTCCGCACAATACAACCAAGAAGAGGTTCTAAATCCTAAAAAGTGGGAACTATTAAACTTCTTGATGGATGCTCGCACAGGCTTAGGCCGATTCAGGGAGTTCCGTATCTCCAACTACAACCTGATGATGGATCTGATCGACTATTGTAAAAACCACAGTATTGAGCAAATCTTTGAGCTGCCCGATGTAAAAGAACGTGTTGAGCTGTATTTCGAACATGAAGCCAAATTTAAAGATCAAATACAGCGTTGTGCCACCGTTCATGAAAATCTGGTGGTTTTGGATCTGCGCAACGAAGAAACTATCTATGCTGGTAACCGCTTTGTTATTTACGCGCTCTTTCCTCAATGTAATATCTCTATCCATGTCCTCTGGGGTTTAAAGCAACAGAACACGGTGTTTGCTACCGGTAAATCCATCTTCGACCGGAGCGCCCAAACCAATGTCGGCGAATTGATGCTGGCCTATGGCGGCGGCGGTCACCAAGCGGCAGGCACCTGCCAGGTGGATAACGATAAAGCAGAAGAAACCCTTCAAGCGCTGATCACACAAATCAATAAAGACGGCTAA
- a CDS encoding SMI1/KNR4 family protein, translating into MNDIIAELREKNQDRFGSMELPDDDLLVELEEEILISIPADLKEYLLYGSDVVVGSLSPVTASDPHAHTHLPEVTATAWSLGLPRELIPICEANEGYYFISQEGSVGFWSAEDDITEDQWETLWEWITDVWMES; encoded by the coding sequence ATGAATGATATTATTGCAGAGCTTAGAGAAAAAAATCAGGATCGTTTTGGCTCCATGGAACTGCCCGACGACGACTTGCTCGTTGAGCTCGAGGAGGAGATCCTTATCTCCATACCGGCAGACCTGAAGGAGTACCTGCTATACGGTAGTGATGTCGTTGTTGGCTCGCTCTCTCCGGTAACAGCGTCCGACCCCCATGCCCACACCCACCTTCCCGAAGTAACGGCAACAGCGTGGTCGTTGGGGCTTCCCAGAGAACTGATACCCATCTGTGAAGCCAACGAGGGCTACTATTTCATTTCCCAGGAGGGTAGTGTTGGCTTTTGGTCAGCCGAAGACGATATCACAGAAGATCAGTGGGAAACCCTTTGGGAGTGGATCACCGATGTATGGATGGAGAGCTAA
- a CDS encoding sigma-54 interaction domain-containing protein, with protein sequence MNAFGQSVSLEDLLSGQPIDQHPFELLSGLCEGAIAVDANCRIIWISPQYRELINIPKDQDLIGTPIDKVLPTTQIPRVVKSGKPTFVDLMQIHGRWCVVTRMPLKDPNGKVIGAIGFIFYTDLESLGPLFDKFARLKRQLEQQKLIRPSRYGLDDIVGQSDIIQQLKRQARRAAQLDTTVLLLGETGTGKELLAQGIHQASPRSGGPFVGINMAALPESLVEAELFGAAPGAYTGLDKCGRKGKVQLASGGTLFLDEIAEMPLSMQAKLLRVLQEREVEALGSNRLEQVDVRVIAATSQDLKTLVDDGKFRADLYYRLNVLPIKLAPLRERNEDIPLLCSHILNIIQQQAQIPAPELSETASNWLINYPWPGNVRELHNRLERACVMAEGSAIEPGDLGAYDDLPSIIPLPNAPTELINARRDADRHSIAMALEKTGGNKSKAAKLLGISRATLYERLKKCQEIISADNNHTKMY encoded by the coding sequence ATGAATGCGTTTGGACAATCCGTCAGTTTAGAAGACCTTCTAAGCGGACAACCGATTGATCAACATCCGTTTGAGCTACTCTCAGGATTGTGTGAAGGTGCAATCGCTGTAGATGCCAACTGTCGTATCATCTGGATCAGCCCACAATACCGAGAACTGATCAATATTCCCAAAGACCAAGATCTTATTGGTACCCCTATCGACAAAGTACTACCGACCACCCAAATTCCCCGTGTTGTCAAAAGCGGCAAACCCACATTTGTCGATTTAATGCAGATCCATGGGCGCTGGTGCGTGGTAACCCGCATGCCATTAAAAGACCCTAACGGCAAAGTGATCGGTGCTATCGGTTTCATTTTTTATACCGACTTAGAGAGTCTAGGCCCGCTGTTTGATAAATTCGCACGTTTAAAACGCCAACTGGAGCAACAAAAACTGATTCGCCCCTCCCGCTATGGTTTAGATGATATTGTTGGGCAATCAGACATTATTCAACAGCTCAAGAGACAAGCACGGCGCGCGGCACAACTGGACACTACGGTTCTTCTACTAGGCGAAACCGGAACTGGAAAGGAGTTGTTAGCCCAAGGGATTCATCAAGCATCACCTCGCAGTGGCGGGCCTTTTGTTGGCATCAACATGGCAGCACTACCGGAATCGTTAGTAGAGGCTGAACTCTTCGGCGCCGCACCCGGCGCTTATACAGGCCTCGACAAATGTGGCCGAAAAGGCAAAGTGCAGCTGGCCAGTGGCGGTACCCTCTTTCTTGATGAAATCGCAGAGATGCCCCTCTCTATGCAAGCTAAGCTATTACGGGTGCTGCAAGAGCGAGAAGTCGAGGCATTAGGCTCCAATCGCCTTGAGCAAGTCGATGTCCGAGTGATTGCAGCCACCTCTCAAGACTTAAAAACGCTGGTGGATGATGGCAAGTTCAGGGCAGATCTCTACTATCGACTCAATGTCCTACCTATCAAACTTGCGCCACTACGAGAGCGCAACGAAGACATCCCTCTATTATGCTCCCATATTCTCAATATTATTCAGCAACAGGCTCAAATTCCGGCACCAGAGCTTTCAGAAACAGCTTCCAACTGGCTGATAAACTACCCATGGCCAGGTAATGTCAGAGAGCTGCACAACCGCCTGGAAAGAGCTTGTGTTATGGCCGAAGGCAGCGCCATTGAGCCGGGAGATTTAGGCGCCTATGACGATCTGCCCTCAATTATCCCCCTTCCAAACGCCCCAACCGAACTCATCAACGCCCGCCGGGATGCGGACCGGCATAGCATCGCAATGGCACTTGAGAAGACAGGCGGTAATAAAAGCAAAGCAGCCAAATTATTAGGCATATCTCGAGCGACCTTATATGAGCGCTTGAAAAAGTGTCAGGAGATCATCTCAGCAGACAATAACCATACAAAGATGTATTGA